ATGTACGCATTTCGGTTCTCCTTGTGGTGGGGGATCGTGCGGTTGCTACTCGACGCGGAACTGGACGCTGTGCCAGCCGGTCGTCCCGTTCGGGCGGATGGGTGCCCGGTCGGAAGTCTGTGTGTCGCCGTCCTTGGTGGTGGCGCGGATCGTGAGCTGGTGGTTGCCCGGGGTGGCGTCGTCCCACCGGTAGCTCCACTGGCGCCAGGTCTCGGTGTTGTCCTCGGCGCCGAGCGTGGCCTCGACCCAGTCGCCCTTGTCGATGCTCACCTCGACCCTCGCGATGCCGACGGTCTGCGCCCAGGCGACGCCGCCGAAGCGGGCCTTGTCCCGATCGAACGTCTGGAACGACGTCGGCACGTCGATGCGGGAGGAGAACTTGATGGGCGCGAGCGCGGTGTAGTCGCGCGTCGTCCAGTAGCCCTTGAAGTCCGAGAACCTGGTGACCTCGATGTCGGTGAGCCACTTGGTCGCCGACACGAAGCCGTACAGTCCGGGGACCACGAGGCGTGCCGGGAAGCCGTGGGCCAACGGGAGCGGCTCACCGTTCATCCCGATCGCGACCATCGCGTTGCGGTCGTCGGTCACGGTCTCAAGAGGGGTGCCGGCGGTCCACCGGTCGGCGCTCGTGGACTTGATCGCGTTTGCCCCGGCCTGGACGCCGGCCATCTTGAGCAGGGTCGCGGTGCGCACGCCGAGCCACAGGGCGTTGCCGACGTACGGTCCGCCGACCTCGTTGGAGACGCACGTGAGGGTGACGCGGTGCTCCTCCAGCGCCATGCCCATCAGGTCGCGGTACGACAGGTTGAGCTCGCGGTCGACCATGCCGTGGATGCGCAGGCGCCATCCCTCGGCGGGGACGTCGGGGATCCGCAGCGCGGTGTCGACGCGGTAGAAGTCGCGGTTGGGCGTCAGGTAGTCGCTCACGCCACTCACCCCGACCTCGACGCCGGACGGCACGGGTGGCGCGACGGTCGCGGCACGGGGCAACCGGATCCCGGCCCGGGACGCCGCAGCGGCAGCGTCACCGAACACCCGGCCGACGACACCGCCGACCAGCGCGAGGGCCGTGATGCCGAGCGAGGCCTTGAGGAAGCCGCGGCGTCCGAGCCCCAACGGGTGCGCCGCAGCAGCCTGCTCACGCGCTCGCAGGTTGCCGAGCAGCAGGACGAGGGCACCCAGGCTGACGACCGCCGTCACGATCGACGGCACGAGGGTGAGGGCCCGGCTCGCGGTCGTGGTGCGGTCGATCGCGGCACACACCACCGCGACGGCGCCGATCAGTGCCACGGCGCCGATCGCGACCCGCGGTCGGCGGCGTCCGACGATGCCTGCGACGACGGCCAGGAGCGCCAAGGCCGCCACCACGCCGCCGATCAGGACCGGCTTGTCGGCGGTGCCGAACTGCCGGACCGCGAACTCCTTCAGGAACGGGGGCGCGTAGTCGATGGCCCGGTTGCCCACCGACTCGATCGGCGAGGGCACGCCCTGCAGGAGCGCGGCGACAGCCGTGCCGGCGGCGACGCCCGAGGCGGCCGCCAGGAACCCGGCCAGGGCTCCGGCCCACCAGGGCGCTGCTGCGCGGGAGGCTGTCGTTGTGCTCACACCCCGTGTTCGACACCCGCCTTCGCGCGGATGGGTGCCCGGCCGAAAAACCTCCGTCCCGAACTCGTGAGTAACCGCAGTTCGCTTCTAGGGTGAGGCGATGAACGCGAACACCGGAGTCTCCTTCCCGTCAGAGAGCTCGTCGTCCGCGGCGCGCACCGTCCTGTCCGACGCGCTCCGCAAGGCCGACCCGGTGGGCGCGCGTGCGGTCGAGAACGAGACCAGCTGGCGCCGCAACTACCTGACGCACTTCCGCCGCGCCGTCGAGGCCGGGATCGGCGAGCCGCCGGCCGCGCACTCGATCGCCGCGGACGGCCTCCGCAGCGCCCACGACCTCATGCGGTTCGGCGACGTCCCGCTCCGCGACGCGATCGGTGGGACCGCCCTCACCCAGGCCTTCCACACCCGGACGATCCGCGGGACGGCTGAGCCCGAGACCGAGCTCTCGATCCCCTACCGGGGCGATCGGCTCACCGGCACGGCTCTGCGCGACCAGCTCGACGTCTGGGTCGCGGACGGCGTCATCACGCCGTCGTGCTCCGAGGCCGTCCAAACCGTCCAGGACAACCCGGACTGGCTGCGGCTCGAGGGCGACACCGTCGTGGTCCTGGGTGCCGGCGCCGAGATGGGGCCCTACCGCGCCCTGCTGCGCTGGGGGGCCGAGGTCGTCGCCGTCGACCTGCCCCGCCCAGACGTCCAGGCCCGGATCCGTGACCACGCCGAGGACTCCGCGGGCACCGCACACGTCCCGGCCCGCATCGTGACCAACGGCGACGACGACTCCGGCGCTGACCTGCTGACCGAGCTTCCCGGCATCGCCCACTGGCTCGACGGCATCCAGGGCCGCCTCGTGCTGGGCAACTACTGCTACGCCGACGGCGCCACCCACGTGCGGGTGTCGATGGCCGCCGACGCGCTCGCCGAGCACCTCACCAGGCAGCGGCCCGACACCGCGCTCGCATTCCTCGCGACCCCGACCGACACGTTCGCGGTCCCGGCCGAGGACGTCCTGCGGTCCAACGAGGCGTACGCCCGCCGCGGTGCGACCCGCCTGCTGCGCACGCCGTTGCGCGCGGTCAGCGGCGGCCGGCTCCTGCAGCGCAACTACCCGCCGGGAGCCGATCCGGGCCTCTGCGACGCGATCGTCCCGCAGCAGGGCCCCAACTACGCGCTGGCCAAGCGGCTGCAGCGCTGGCGGGCCACGACGGCGCGCCAGGCCGGGACGACGGTGTCGCTCAACGTCGCGCCCGCGACGCGGACCCGCTCGGTGGTCAAGAACAAGGCACTCGCCGCGGCGTACGCGGGAGCCCACCGCTTCGGCGTCGAGATCTTCGACCCGGCGACCAGCAACGTCCTGATGGCGGCGCTCCTGGCGTACGACCTGCGCTCGGGCGCGGCTCCGCAGCACGAGCCGTGGCAGGACGAGGCCGTCAACGCTGCCCACGGCGGGCTGTGGACCGCGGCGTACGACCCCCGCAGCGCGCTCGGCCTGGCCGCTGTCCTGGGCATCGGCGCGCTGCGCGGGTAGTCCGGCTCAGTCGACGAAGCGGACGGCGTCCTCAAGAGGTGCCCGGCGCGACGTGAACTGCGCGCTGGGGTGCTGCGGGTCCGGGTGCCCGAACGAGATGCCGCAGACGACCCGCCGGTCGTCCGGCAGGTCGAGGAACTGCCGCACCGCCGGGGTGACCTGGGCGATCGCGGCCTGGGCGCAGGTGCCGAGGCCGAGCGCCTCCGCCGCGAGCATGAACGAGTTGACGTACAGCCCGCAGTCGATCGCTCCGTAGACCCCGAGGTCGGCGTCCGTCGTGACGATCGCGACGTGGGGAGCCCCGAAGAACTCGAAATTGCGCAGCATCTGCATCGCGGAGCCGTCGCGGTCGCCGCGCTCGACGCCGACCGCCTCGTAGAGCTGCCAGCCGACCTCCTTGCGGCGCTCGTTGTGGACGCCGGTGTAGGACCCGGCGAACGGGAAGTCCGAGGGCGCCGGCTGGCCGAAGGTCGCCATGACGTTCTCGACCGCGGCCTTCGACAGGGCGTCACGGGCCTCGCCCGAGACGATGTGCACGTTCCACGGCTGGGTGTTGCACCACGAGGCGGTGTGCTGCGCGGCCGCGAGCACGCGCTCGATCGTCTCGCGGGGCACCGGCTCGGGCAGGTAGCCGCGGCAGCTGCGGCGGGCGGTCAGCACCCGCTCGAGGACCTCGAAGTCGTCCGCACGGGTGCTCATCGGCCCACGAACTTCGGTGCGCGCTTCTGCATGAACGCGGACGTGCCCTCGGCGAAGTCCGTGGTCCCGAACAGCTGGACCTGCAGGTCCCGCTCCCGGTCGAGGACGGCGTCGAGGTCGCCCAGGGTCGCTGCCGTGATCGCCTCCTTCGTCGCCCGGAAGGCCACACCGGCGCCGTGCGCGAGGCGGTCCACGATCCTCTCGACCTCCACGTCGAAGTCGTCGTCGGCGACGCACGCGTGGATCAGGCCGGCGGCGGCCGCCTCGTCAGCGGGGAGCCGTTCGCCCAGCAGGGCCATCGCGGTGGCCCGCGCCCGGCCGACCGACGCCGCCACGATCGCGGTGGAGCCCCCGTCGGGCATGAGCCCGATGTTGGTGAACGGGAGCAAGAAGTACGCCGACTGCTTGGCCACGGTGATGTCCGCGGCGAGGGAGATCGAGCAGCCGAAGCCCGCGGCGGGGCCGTTCACGGCGGCGACCACCGGCACGGGGCAGGCCGTGACGGCGCGGACCAGCCGGTTCGCGACGTCCATCGGCTCGGTGCCGCTGAGCGTGCCGTCGAGCCGGGCGCCGGTCGAGAACGCGCGGCCCGCACCGGTCAGGACGACGACGCGGACGTCGTCGCCGATGCCCTCCACGGCGTCGGACACGATGTCGAGCATGTCCCCCGTCAGGCCGTTCAACCGGTCGGGGTCGTTCCAGGTGATCCGCAGCACGCCCTCGGCGCTGCGGACCTGCACGGATTCAGGCATGTGCTCCTCTTCCCACGTCGTCCCCACAGGCTAGGGGACCTCTGGCCATCGTGACAGCAGTGGTGGCACTATCGACGCATGTCCCTCGCAGGCAAGACCATCATCATGTCCGGCGGCAGCCGCGGGATCGGCGAGGCCATCGCCGTCCGGGCGGCACGTGACGGTGCCAACGTCGCCCTGCTCGCCAAGACCACCGAGCCGCACCCGGCCCTGCCCGGCACGATCCACACCGCCGCGACCGCGATCGAGGAGGCCGGCGGGCACGCCCTGCCGCTCGTCGGCGACATCCGGGACGACGCGTTCGTCCTCGACGCCGTCGCGCGGACCGCCGAGACCTTCGGGGGCATCGACATCGTGGTCAACAACGCCTCGGCGATCGACCTGTCGAGCACCGAGGACATCTCGATGAAGAAGTACGACCTGATGAACGACATCAACTCGCGCGGGTCGTTCCTGCTGGCCAAGTCCTGCATCCCGCACCTCAAGGCCGCCGACAACCCGCACGTCCTGACGCTGTCGCCGCCCATCACGCTCGACCCGAAGTGGTTCAGCACGGCCACGGCGTACACGATCGCGAAGTTCGGCATGAGCCTCGTGACGCTCGGTCTCAGCGAGGAGCTGCGGCCGTACGGCATCGCGGCGAACTCGCTGTGGCCCCGCACGGCGATCGACACCGCGGCGGTCCGCAACGTCGTGGGCCCGGGTCTCGTCTCGCACTCGCGCAAGCCGTCGATCATGGCCGACGCGGCGTACGAGATCCTCACCCGGTCGAGCCGTGAGCTCACCGGCCAGTTCCTCATCGACGACGACGTCCTGGAGGACGCAGGCGTCACCGACTTCTCGGTCTACCTCAACGGCGGCGAGGAGTCCGACCTCGCGCTGGACTTCTGGGTCGAGCCGAAGGGTCCGCACGACCCGGAGCTGTCCCTGCACTGACCGGGGACGGCACGCAACCCCTCACCCGAACTAGTTCGTTCGGATGAAATGTCGTCCGTCGGACGTCAAATGCCCCCGAACGTCCCTCGCGCCTCGTAACGTCGGAGCCGAGGGAAGGAAGCATCTCGGGATGAGCGTGTACCTGTTCGACATGGACGGCCAGCCGGTGGCGTTCCGCCGCACGTGGACCGATCCGTTCGTCTTCGACCTGGACGGGCACTGGATGGGCTGGTTCCCGTGGGAGGACAACGACGCCGTCGACATCGACGGCCACTACCTCGGCACCGTGGTCGACGACCGGTTCGTGCGTCGCAACGACTGGTACGAGCGGCCGTGCACCGGTACCCCCGCCGATCCCGGGCGCGCGCAGCCGACCGGCCGGCCGCCCACCCCGCACCACTTCTTCAACCGCTTCGCCTACGAGGACATCAAGATCCGGCACCACGCCTGATCAGACGTCGTTGATCTGGGTCTCCGCGGTCGCACCGATGGCCAGCGTCCGGCTGACGGTGCACAGCCGCTCCTCCGCCTTGCGGATCGCGTCGGGCAGCAACGCCCGCGCCCTCTCGCCGTCCTCGCCCTCGGGGAAGGCCACGTCGAACGTCATGCGGATGTCGACCAGGTGGCTGCCCTGCTCGTCGCGGACCTTGTCGGCGCGCGTGTGCACGTCGAACGTGGTCGCCTCCGCACGGCGGGAGACCAGCGGGTCGACGGTGATCGCGGTGCACCCCGCCAGCGCCACGAGCAACAGCTCGACGGGCGTGAAGTCGGCGTCCGAGCCGTCCCCGATCTCCAGGGTGGTGCCGCGGACGTTGGTGGCGCGGTAACGGGACGCGCCGGTGCGGGTCAGCTCGACGCTGCGCTCGGTGTCGTCGCTCATGGGTGGACCTCCTCGACGGGACATGTGATGTCTCGACCGTAGCCCGCTCCGGCTGGGCGTGCGGGCCGCGACCGGGTCCCGAACACTGGGGGCATGTCCACCACCCGCAGTCTCGTCACCGGCGCCACCGGCTACGTCGGAGGACGGCTGGTCCCGCAGCTCCTCGAGGCCGGGCACGCCGTGCGCGTGCTGGTCCGGGACGAGCGCAAGGCGCGCACGCACGTGTGGTCCGACGACGTCGAGATCGCCGTCGGCGACGCGACGAAGACCGACGACGTCCGCGCCGCGATGCAGGGCGTGGACGTCCTGTACTACCTGCTCCACTCGATCGGCACCGGCGGCGACTTCGGCGCGACCGAGAAGGACATGGCGCAGCGCTTCGCGGAGGAGGCGAAGCGCGCCGGCGTGCGCCGCATCGTCTACCTGGGCGGGATGATCCCCCAGGACGAGGAGCTGTCGGAGCACCTGAGCTCGCGCGGCGAGGTCGGCGACGTGCTGCTCGCCTCCGGCGTGCCGACGACCGTGCTGCAGGCCGGCGTCGTCATCGGCTCGGGGTCCGCATCCTTTGAGATGCTGCGCTACCTGACCGAGCGCCTGCCCGTGATGATCACGCCGAAGTGGGTCAACACCCGCATCCAGCCGATCGCGGTGCGCGACGTGCTGCGCTACCTCGTGGGATCGGCGGACATGCCGGCGGACGTGAGCCGCCGCTTCGACATCGGCGGGCCCGAGGTGCTGACGTACCTCGACCTCATGCAACGCTTCGCCGCGATCTCGGGCCTGCCGCGCCGCCGCATCCTCAAGGTGCCGCTGCTGACGCCCGGGCTGTCCAGCCACTGGATCGGGCTGATCACCCCCGTCCCGGCGAGCCTCGCGCGGCCCCTCGTCGAGTCCCTGCGCAACACCGTCGTCGCCGCCGACACCGACATCGCGGCGTACGTCCCGGACCCGCCGGAGGGCCTGATCGACTTCGACCGCTCGGTCGAGCTCGCGCTCACCAAGATCCAGGACCTGGACGTGCCGACCAGCTGGTCCTCCGCCGCGACGGCGGGCGCTCCGGCGGAGGGCCTGCCCACCGACCCGGACTGGGCCGGCGGCTCGCTCTACAAGGACGAACGGATCCGCGAGGTCGACGCGTCTCCCGAGCACCTGTGGCAGGTCATCGAGGGGATCGGCGGCCGCAACGGCTGGTACTCCTGGCGCCTGGCCTGGCGGGTGCGGGGAGTGCTCGACCGGATGGTCGGCGGCCCCGGTCTGCGGCGCGGCCGCCGCAACCCCCGGGACCTCGTCGTCGGGGACGCCGTCGACTTCTGGCGGGTCGAGGAGACCGACGACCACTCGTTCCTGCGCCTGCGCGCCGAGATGCGCCTCCCGGGCCTGGCCTGGCTGGAGATGCAGGTCGGATCGACCGACGGGGGGACCACGACGTTCCACCACCGCGCCCTGTTCCACCCCAAGGGACTGCTCGGTCACCTGTACTGGTGGTCCGTCTGGCCGTTCCACGGCATCGTCTTCGGGTCGATGCAGCGTAATATCGCCGAGGCCGCAGAATCGCTCCAACAGTGAGGACCCCCATGACGATGACGCCCGGACGAGCCGGCGACCAGGCGCACCACAGCACCTGGCTCAAGCGCGGCGCACGGGTCGGACTGGTCGCCTACGGCGTCGTCCACCTGCTCATCGCCTGGATCGCGCTGCAGGTCGCGTGGTCGAGCGGCGGCGGCAACGCCAGCAGCGGCGGCGCCCTGAAGACCCTCGCCGACCAGCCGCTCGGCCGCACGATGCTGTGGGTCCTGGCCGTCGGCCTCGTCGCCCTCACCCTCTGGCAGATCGCCACCGCGATCTGGGGCTACCAGTCCGAGGACGACCCGAAGCGGCTGTGGAAGCGCCTGATCGCCGGCGGTCGCGCCGTCGTCTACGGCGTGCTGACGTTCTCCGCGACGAAGATCGCCGCGGGCTCCGGCGGCTCGTCGGGCGACGACTCCAAGGAGGAGGGCATCACCGCGCGCCTCCTGTCGGCGCCCGCCGGACGCGTGCTCGTCGTCGTGGTGAGCCTCGCGATCCTGGCCGTCGCCGTCAGCCAGGTGCGCCGCGGCCTCGCCGAGAAGTTCACCCACGACCTCGAGCCCGCGGCGACGACCGGCGACTCCGGCCGGACCGTGCTGGCGCTCGGCAAGGTCGGCTACGTCGCCAAGGGTGTCGCGATCGGTGTCGTCGGCATCCTGTTCGGCTGGGCCGCTCTGGCGTACGACCCGGAGAAGGCCGGCGGTCTCGACGACGCGCTCAAGACCGTCCGCGACCAGCCGTTCGGCCCGTACCTGCTCTCGGCGGTCGCGCTCGGCCTGGCGGCCTTCGGGCTGTACTGCTTCGCGTGGGCGCGGCACGCCAAGACGCGCTGACCGCGGCGCCGCGATCCCGGCGGACCCACCGCGGTTGCGACCCCGGGCGGGGCCCCACAGGATGAGGCCATGCACCTGTTCCGGATGAAGTCGGTCGAGCGCTCGATCGAGGAGACCGACGAGCCGGAGCACCGGCTCAAGAAGGAGCTCTCGGCCTGGGACCTCACGGTCTTCGGCGTGGGCGTGATGGTCGGCACGGGCATCTTCGTGCTCACCGGCGAGCAGGCGCACGTCAACGCGGGCCCGGCGATCGTCATCTCGTTCATCCTGGCCGGCATCACCTGCGGGCTGGCGGCGCTCTGCTACGCCGAGTTCGCCTCGACCGTGCCGGTCGCCGGCAGTGCGTACACGTTCTCGTACGCGACGCTCGGCGAGCTCGTCGCCTGGATCATCGGCTGGGACCTCGTCCTCGAGCTCGCCCTCGGGGCTGCAGTCGTCGCCCGCGGCTGGTCGGCGTACCTGCAGTCCCTGTTCGACCTCCCCACCTGGCTGGCCGGCGACGAGGCGATCCCCGACTTCGGCGCGATCGCGATCGTCCTCGCCCTGACGGCGGTCGGCGTCCTCGGCACCAAGCTGTCCGGCCGCGTCACCGCGATCCTCGTGGTGGTCAAGGTCGCGGTGGTGACGTTCGTGATCGTCGTGGGACTGTTCTTCATCAAGGCGTCCAACTACCAGCCGTTCATCCCCAAGTCCGAGCCCACGGACGGCGGATCAGGACTCGACTCGACCCTTCTGCAGTCGCTGTTCGGCGTCGACCCGACCGTGTTCGGCGTGTACGGGATCATCGCCGCGGCGTCCGTCGTGTTCTTCGCCTACATCGGCTTCGACATCGTCGCCACCTCCGCGGAGGAGACCAAGAACCCGCAGCGTGACGTCCCGCGCGGCATCCTGGGCTCGCTCGCGATCGTCACGGTCCTCTACGCCGCGGTCGCGTTCGTCGTCACGGGCATGCTGAAGTACAGCGACTCGCGCATGGAGACCGCCGCACCGCTCGCCGAGGCGTTCAAGGCCAACGACCTCGGCTGGGCGAGCAAGATCATCTCGGTGGGTGCGGTGGCCGGGCTCACCACCGTCGTGCTCGTGCTCATGCTCGGCCAGGCACGGGTGCTGTTCGCGATGTCCCGCGACGGGCTGCTGCCGGTCGGGCTCGCGCGGGTGCACCCCCGCTTCGGGACCCCGTACCGCATCACGGTCATCACCGGCGTCTTCGTGGCTGCGCTCGCCGGCTTCGTGCCGCTGTCGGAGCTCTCCAAGCTGGTGAGCATCGGCACCCTGTTCGCCTTCGTCCTGGTGTCGGTCGGGGTCATCATCCTGCGCCGCACGCGCGCGGACCTGCACCGGCCGTTCCGCGTCCCGGGCGTGCCGCTCGTCCCCGCGCTGTCCGTCGCGGCGTGCCTGTGGCTCATGGTCAACCTGTCGGTCGAGACCTGGATCCGGTTCCTGATCTGGCTCGCGATCGGGTTCGTCGTCTACTTCACGTACGGCTACCGTCGCTCGCGGCTCGGGCGGGGCATGCGCCAGGCCGGGCAGGACAAGGAGTCCTCACCGACCGAGTGACGCCGGAGCGGCTCAGCCGCGCCACTCGTCGGCCAGGAGGGCGTAGACGTACTCGTCCAGCCAGCCGCGGTCGCGGTGCAGCGAGTCCCGCACGTGGTGCGCCTCGCGCCGCATGCCGAGCCGTTCCATCAGGCGCCACGACGGCTCGTTCTCGGCGAAGCAGGCGGCCACGACGCGCCGGAGTCCCAGGTCGTCGAAGCAGATCGTGACCAGCGCGCCCATCGCCTCGGTCGCCAGTCCGCGGCCGTGGTGGGCGGGGTCGAACGTCCAGCCGAGCTCGGCCTCGGTAGCTGCCGCGGCCCGGATCACCTCGCTCTGCCCGTAGGCGTCCTTGACCCTGACCATGAGGTCGCCGATCACCCGCCCGTCGAGCTCGACGACGACCGCGGTCGGTCCGTCGCCGAACCGCTCGGCGAGCGACTCGACGTCGCGTGAGGTGCTGGTGATCCACTCGGCCACTGCCGGCGACGACCGGTACGCGAAGATCGCCGGGACGTCCGCCGCCTCGAAGCGGCGCAGCACCAGCCGGTCGGTGACGACCGGCCAGTCGACGGCGTCAAGAGGTGAGGTCATCCCCTCACCCTCTCACCCGTCAGCGGTGCGCGGTTGCCGTGAAGTGGTGTGTCGCGGCCTCGACGATGTCGTCGGGCGTGGCCTCGAGCGTGCCCTCGATCCACGCGGTCACCAGCTCGGCGACGCCGCCGATGAACATCGTGGCGGCCATGCGGCCCTCCTTCTCGCTCCACGCCTCGGGGCCGTAGAGCTCGCCCGCCTCGTGCTGCGCGAGCTCGGCGAACTGGCGCAGCAGGCGGGCCCGGTGCGGGCGGAGGGCGTCCAGGGACACGGACTCGACGATCGCCACGCGCCCCTTGCGGGGGTCGTCGGTGAGGATCTCGACGAACGCGCCGATGCCCGCCCGGACGCGCTCGGTCGGCCCGCCCTCGGTCTCGTCGACCGCGGCCACGGCACGCTCGGCGATCTGGGCCGCGATGTCGTCCATGACGGCCATCAAGGCCTCGTCCAGGCCGCTGAAGCTCTGGTAGAAGTAGCGCTCGGTCAGGCCCGCCGCGGCGCAGATGCGGGTCATCGTGACCGTGGGTCCGCCCTCGCTCCCCCACACCTCGAGCGTCGCCTCCAGCAGTCGGGTGCGACGGTCCGCGTGCCGCTGCTCAGCGGTCATGCCGCGGTACTGCCCTGCCTTGACTGCCATGGAACACATATTGACAGAACGTCCTGTCTGAATCAAGATGCCTGTGTGAGCCAGACCACCGTTGCCCCTCCGCGTCGCCGCGGGCTGCCCTATGTCGGACGCACCTTGGCGTACGTCCGCGACCCGATGCAGATGATGCGATCCCAGTACGACGGCTGGGGACCGGTGTCCGACATCGACTTCATCGGCAAGCGCTGGACCGTGCTGCTCGGGCCGGACGCGTGCGAGGCCGCACTGCGCAACGCCGACAAGGCGTTCGCGAGCGGCGACGGCTGGGGCTACCTGGTCGGGCCGTTCTTCGACCGGGGCCTGATGCTGCTCGACTTCGACGAGCACCACCGGCACCGTCGCATCATGCAGTCGGCGTTCACCCGCGACCGGCTCGAGGGATACACCGCGGCCCTGCAGCCCGCCGTCGCCGCCGGCATCGCCGAGTGGCGGGCCGATCCGGCGTTCCTCGCGTACCCGGCGCTCAAGGAGCTGACCCTCGACCTCGCGACCGAGGTCTTCATGGGCGGGGCCGACCTCGCCACGCCCGACGAGCTCGACCGGGTCAACCAGGCGTTCATCGACTGCGTCCAGTCCGCGACCGCCCTGCTGCGGGCCAACATCCCCGGCACCCGTTGGGGCCGGGCCATCCGCGGGCGCCGACTCCTCGAGGAGTTCTTCGGGCGCCACCTCGCGGCCAAGCGTGCCGCACCGGGCGACGACCTGTTCTCGGTGCTGTGCCACCTCGAGACCGAGGACGGTGAGCGGTTCAGCGACCAGGACATCGTCAACCACA
Above is a genomic segment from Aeromicrobium chenweiae containing:
- a CDS encoding nitroreductase, with product MSTRADDFEVLERVLTARRSCRGYLPEPVPRETIERVLAAAQHTASWCNTQPWNVHIVSGEARDALSKAAVENVMATFGQPAPSDFPFAGSYTGVHNERRKEVGWQLYEAVGVERGDRDGSAMQMLRNFEFFGAPHVAIVTTDADLGVYGAIDCGLYVNSFMLAAEALGLGTCAQAAIAQVTPAVRQFLDLPDDRRVVCGISFGHPDPQHPSAQFTSRRAPLEDAVRFVD
- a CDS encoding enoyl-CoA hydratase: MPESVQVRSAEGVLRITWNDPDRLNGLTGDMLDIVSDAVEGIGDDVRVVVLTGAGRAFSTGARLDGTLSGTEPMDVANRLVRAVTACPVPVVAAVNGPAAGFGCSISLAADITVAKQSAYFLLPFTNIGLMPDGGSTAIVAASVGRARATAMALLGERLPADEAAAAGLIHACVADDDFDVEVERIVDRLAHGAGVAFRATKEAITAATLGDLDAVLDRERDLQVQLFGTTDFAEGTSAFMQKRAPKFVGR
- a CDS encoding TetR/AcrR family transcriptional regulator — protein: MAVKAGQYRGMTAEQRHADRRTRLLEATLEVWGSEGGPTVTMTRICAAAGLTERYFYQSFSGLDEALMAVMDDIAAQIAERAVAAVDETEGGPTERVRAGIGAFVEILTDDPRKGRVAIVESVSLDALRPHRARLLRQFAELAQHEAGELYGPEAWSEKEGRMAATMFIGGVAELVTAWIEGTLEATPDDIVEAATHHFTATAHR
- a CDS encoding GNAT family N-acetyltransferase, with the translated sequence MTSPLDAVDWPVVTDRLVLRRFEAADVPAIFAYRSSPAVAEWITSTSRDVESLAERFGDGPTAVVVELDGRVIGDLMVRVKDAYGQSEVIRAAAATEAELGWTFDPAHHGRGLATEAMGALVTICFDDLGLRRVVAACFAENEPSWRLMERLGMRREAHHVRDSLHRDRGWLDEYVYALLADEWRG
- a CDS encoding SDR family oxidoreductase codes for the protein MSTTRSLVTGATGYVGGRLVPQLLEAGHAVRVLVRDERKARTHVWSDDVEIAVGDATKTDDVRAAMQGVDVLYYLLHSIGTGGDFGATEKDMAQRFAEEAKRAGVRRIVYLGGMIPQDEELSEHLSSRGEVGDVLLASGVPTTVLQAGVVIGSGSASFEMLRYLTERLPVMITPKWVNTRIQPIAVRDVLRYLVGSADMPADVSRRFDIGGPEVLTYLDLMQRFAAISGLPRRRILKVPLLTPGLSSHWIGLITPVPASLARPLVESLRNTVVAADTDIAAYVPDPPEGLIDFDRSVELALTKIQDLDVPTSWSSAATAGAPAEGLPTDPDWAGGSLYKDERIREVDASPEHLWQVIEGIGGRNGWYSWRLAWRVRGVLDRMVGGPGLRRGRRNPRDLVVGDAVDFWRVEETDDHSFLRLRAEMRLPGLAWLEMQVGSTDGGTTTFHHRALFHPKGLLGHLYWWSVWPFHGIVFGSMQRNIAEAAESLQQ
- a CDS encoding DUF1206 domain-containing protein; the protein is MTMTPGRAGDQAHHSTWLKRGARVGLVAYGVVHLLIAWIALQVAWSSGGGNASSGGALKTLADQPLGRTMLWVLAVGLVALTLWQIATAIWGYQSEDDPKRLWKRLIAGGRAVVYGVLTFSATKIAAGSGGSSGDDSKEEGITARLLSAPAGRVLVVVVSLAILAVAVSQVRRGLAEKFTHDLEPAATTGDSGRTVLALGKVGYVAKGVAIGVVGILFGWAALAYDPEKAGGLDDALKTVRDQPFGPYLLSAVALGLAAFGLYCFAWARHAKTR
- a CDS encoding amino acid permease, which produces MHLFRMKSVERSIEETDEPEHRLKKELSAWDLTVFGVGVMVGTGIFVLTGEQAHVNAGPAIVISFILAGITCGLAALCYAEFASTVPVAGSAYTFSYATLGELVAWIIGWDLVLELALGAAVVARGWSAYLQSLFDLPTWLAGDEAIPDFGAIAIVLALTAVGVLGTKLSGRVTAILVVVKVAVVTFVIVVGLFFIKASNYQPFIPKSEPTDGGSGLDSTLLQSLFGVDPTVFGVYGIIAAASVVFFAYIGFDIVATSAEETKNPQRDVPRGILGSLAIVTVLYAAVAFVVTGMLKYSDSRMETAAPLAEAFKANDLGWASKIISVGAVAGLTTVVLVLMLGQARVLFAMSRDGLLPVGLARVHPRFGTPYRITVITGVFVAALAGFVPLSELSKLVSIGTLFAFVLVSVGVIILRRTRADLHRPFRVPGVPLVPALSVAACLWLMVNLSVETWIRFLIWLAIGFVVYFTYGYRRSRLGRGMRQAGQDKESSPTE
- a CDS encoding OsmC family protein — protein: MSDDTERSVELTRTGASRYRATNVRGTTLEIGDGSDADFTPVELLLVALAGCTAITVDPLVSRRAEATTFDVHTRADKVRDEQGSHLVDIRMTFDVAFPEGEDGERARALLPDAIRKAEERLCTVSRTLAIGATAETQINDV
- a CDS encoding molybdopterin-dependent oxidoreductase yields the protein MSTTTASRAAAPWWAGALAGFLAAASGVAAGTAVAALLQGVPSPIESVGNRAIDYAPPFLKEFAVRQFGTADKPVLIGGVVAALALLAVVAGIVGRRRPRVAIGAVALIGAVAVVCAAIDRTTTASRALTLVPSIVTAVVSLGALVLLLGNLRAREQAAAAHPLGLGRRGFLKASLGITALALVGGVVGRVFGDAAAAASRAGIRLPRAATVAPPVPSGVEVGVSGVSDYLTPNRDFYRVDTALRIPDVPAEGWRLRIHGMVDRELNLSYRDLMGMALEEHRVTLTCVSNEVGGPYVGNALWLGVRTATLLKMAGVQAGANAIKSTSADRWTAGTPLETVTDDRNAMVAIGMNGEPLPLAHGFPARLVVPGLYGFVSATKWLTDIEVTRFSDFKGYWTTRDYTALAPIKFSSRIDVPTSFQTFDRDKARFGGVAWAQTVGIARVEVSIDKGDWVEATLGAEDNTETWRQWSYRWDDATPGNHQLTIRATTKDGDTQTSDRAPIRPNGTTGWHSVQFRVE
- a CDS encoding SDR family oxidoreductase, coding for MSLAGKTIIMSGGSRGIGEAIAVRAARDGANVALLAKTTEPHPALPGTIHTAATAIEEAGGHALPLVGDIRDDAFVLDAVARTAETFGGIDIVVNNASAIDLSSTEDISMKKYDLMNDINSRGSFLLAKSCIPHLKAADNPHVLTLSPPITLDPKWFSTATAYTIAKFGMSLVTLGLSEELRPYGIAANSLWPRTAIDTAAVRNVVGPGLVSHSRKPSIMADAAYEILTRSSRELTGQFLIDDDVLEDAGVTDFSVYLNGGEESDLALDFWVEPKGPHDPELSLH